One window of the Enterobacter huaxiensis genome contains the following:
- the aroB gene encoding 3-dehydroquinate synthase codes for MERITVTLGERSYPITIAAGLFNDPASFLPLKAGDQAMLVTNETLAPLYLDHVRKQLEQAGVKVDSVILPDGEQYKSLTVLDTVFTALLQKPHGRDTTLLALGGGVVGDLTGFAAASYQRGVRFIQIPTTLLSQVDSSVGGKTAVNHPLGKNMIGAFYQPASVVVDLDCLKTLPARELASGLAEVIKYGIILDGEFFTWLEENMDALLRLDGPALAYCIRRCCELKAEVVAADERETGLRALLNLGHTFGHAIEAEMGYGNWLHGEAVAAGMVMAARTSERLGQFKPEQTARIIALLERAGLPVTGPHEMSAQAYLPHMMRDKKVLAGEMRLVLPLAIGKSEVRGGVPHDVVLGAIADCQQA; via the coding sequence ATGGAGAGGATTACAGTTACTCTCGGGGAACGTAGTTACCCTATCACCATCGCGGCTGGTTTGTTTAACGACCCAGCTTCCTTCTTACCACTGAAAGCGGGTGATCAGGCGATGCTGGTCACCAACGAGACGCTGGCTCCGCTTTATCTCGACCACGTACGCAAGCAGCTTGAGCAGGCGGGCGTGAAAGTCGACAGTGTGATTCTGCCCGATGGCGAGCAGTACAAAAGCCTGACGGTGCTCGATACCGTCTTTACCGCACTCCTGCAAAAACCGCATGGTCGCGATACGACACTGCTCGCCCTCGGCGGCGGTGTTGTGGGCGATCTTACGGGCTTTGCAGCTGCCAGCTACCAACGTGGCGTGCGCTTTATTCAAATTCCCACCACCTTGCTGTCACAGGTCGACTCTTCCGTTGGCGGTAAAACGGCAGTTAACCATCCGCTGGGTAAAAACATGATTGGCGCGTTCTACCAGCCGGCATCGGTGGTGGTGGATCTCGACTGTCTGAAAACGCTGCCCGCGCGCGAACTGGCGTCTGGCCTGGCAGAAGTGATCAAATACGGCATTATTCTTGACGGTGAGTTCTTTACCTGGCTGGAAGAGAATATGGATGCCCTGCTGCGCCTCGACGGCCCGGCACTGGCATACTGCATTCGCCGTTGCTGTGAGTTGAAGGCAGAAGTCGTTGCCGCGGACGAGCGTGAAACCGGCTTACGTGCTTTACTGAATCTGGGGCATACGTTTGGCCACGCGATTGAAGCCGAAATGGGCTACGGCAACTGGCTTCATGGTGAAGCGGTTGCGGCCGGTATGGTCATGGCTGCGCGCACGTCTGAGCGTCTGGGCCAGTTCAAGCCGGAACAGACGGCACGCATTATTGCGCTGCTTGAACGCGCCGGTTTACCGGTGACGGGTCCGCATGAAATGTCTGCGCAGGCGTATCTACCCCACATGATGCGCGATAAAAAAGTTTTGGCAGGTGAGATGCGTCTGGTACTCCCACTTGCTATAGGGAAGAGTGAAGTGCGCGGCGGAGTGCCGCACGATGTCGTTCTTGGCGCTATCGCTGATTGTCAGCAGGCGTAA